One window of the Anaeromyxobacter dehalogenans 2CP-C genome contains the following:
- a CDS encoding LysR family transcriptional regulator, whose amino-acid sequence MIAADASLDDLRLLVEVVATGGLTAAAARLGLRKSTVSRRLAALEERLGVRLLERNARRLRLTEAGRAYHARAARLVAEARALDRETAEARGAPQGTLRIATPALLGELLAPAVAELLLRHPRLSVEVALAPPHVDLLAEEHDLALRTGPLADSSLVARRLGTLRTGCYASPAYLARRGTPATADALRGEGDAGAHDCILLAEAGTDEVWFFGAGATARTVRPAGRLRVPSVRAGQLAARAGLGVVRLPAALVAEDVRSGRLVAVLEAETPPGMPVHAVYPSGRHLAPKVRAFLELVSGGAAALPWDPPGRAPAEGPGAAVERSVPARAVAPARRRG is encoded by the coding sequence ATGATCGCAGCGGACGCGAGCCTGGACGACCTCCGGCTGCTCGTCGAGGTGGTGGCCACCGGCGGCCTCACGGCGGCCGCGGCGCGCCTCGGCCTGCGCAAGTCCACCGTGAGCCGCCGGCTCGCCGCGCTCGAGGAGCGGCTCGGCGTGCGGCTGCTGGAGCGGAACGCGCGCCGCCTGCGGCTCACCGAGGCGGGCCGCGCGTACCACGCCCGCGCCGCCCGCCTGGTGGCCGAGGCCCGCGCGCTGGACCGCGAGACCGCCGAGGCGCGCGGCGCGCCGCAGGGCACGCTGCGCATCGCCACCCCGGCCCTGCTCGGCGAGCTGCTCGCGCCGGCGGTGGCCGAGCTGCTGCTCCGCCACCCGCGCCTGAGCGTCGAGGTCGCGCTCGCGCCGCCGCACGTGGACCTGCTCGCGGAGGAGCACGACCTCGCGCTGCGCACCGGCCCGCTCGCCGACTCCTCGCTGGTGGCGCGGCGCCTCGGGACGCTGCGCACCGGCTGCTACGCCAGCCCCGCCTACCTGGCCCGCCGCGGCACGCCCGCGACCGCGGACGCGCTGCGCGGCGAGGGGGACGCGGGCGCGCATGATTGCATCCTGCTCGCCGAGGCGGGCACCGACGAGGTGTGGTTCTTCGGCGCGGGCGCGACGGCGCGGACCGTGCGCCCCGCCGGCCGCCTGCGCGTGCCCAGCGTGCGCGCGGGGCAGCTCGCCGCCCGCGCCGGGCTGGGCGTGGTGCGCCTGCCCGCGGCGCTCGTCGCGGAGGACGTCCGGTCCGGGCGGCTCGTGGCCGTGCTCGAGGCGGAGACGCCGCCCGGCATGCCGGTCCACGCGGTGTACCCGAGCGGCCGGCACCTCGCGCCCAAGGTCCGCGCCTTCCTCGAGCTGGTGTCGGGCGGCGCCGCGGCGCTGCCCTGGGATCCGCCGGGGCGCGCGCCGGCCGAGGGTCCGGGGGCCGCCGTGGAACGCAGCGTTCCGGCGCGGGCGGTCGCCCCGGCGCGCCGGCGCGGGTAG
- a CDS encoding LysR substrate-binding domain-containing protein: MRRLDPRKLETFRVVAQARKISTAAKLLHLSQPAVTAQIRALEEECGRALLVRSSKGVTPNDWGLRLLDTAKQVHALLGEVEGAFQDEPGVGEEVVLGASMTTASYVAPPLVAGYRAVHGRVPFRLQVANTARVLEWVADGKVPLGIVEGRLRSPRVHLERYLEDELVAVAAASARDLLRISRAADLASAPLLLREPGSNTRAVVEEALAGVLGARSVRRSELLFGSNQSIKMAAVAGLGVAFVSRWSVQLEVAAGTLRILPLRDLRLTRSFSWATASPRLQGAAGRFQAWSRQHPPPRP; this comes from the coding sequence GTGCGCCGCCTCGATCCCCGCAAGCTCGAGACCTTCCGCGTGGTCGCGCAGGCCCGGAAGATCTCCACCGCCGCCAAGCTGCTCCACCTGTCGCAGCCGGCGGTCACCGCGCAGATCCGCGCCCTGGAGGAGGAGTGCGGCCGCGCGCTGCTGGTCCGCTCGTCGAAGGGCGTCACGCCGAACGACTGGGGGCTGCGGCTGCTCGACACCGCCAAGCAGGTGCACGCGCTGCTCGGCGAGGTGGAGGGCGCGTTCCAGGACGAGCCGGGCGTGGGCGAGGAGGTGGTGCTCGGCGCCAGCATGACCACCGCGTCCTACGTCGCCCCGCCGCTCGTGGCCGGCTACCGCGCCGTGCACGGCCGCGTCCCGTTCCGGCTCCAGGTCGCGAACACGGCCCGCGTGCTGGAGTGGGTGGCGGACGGGAAGGTGCCGCTCGGGATCGTGGAGGGCCGGCTGCGCTCGCCGCGCGTCCACCTGGAGCGCTACCTGGAGGACGAGCTGGTGGCGGTCGCCGCCGCGTCCGCGCGCGACCTCCTGCGCATCTCCCGCGCGGCCGACCTCGCCTCGGCCCCGCTGCTGCTCCGCGAGCCCGGGTCCAACACCCGCGCGGTGGTCGAGGAGGCGCTGGCCGGGGTCCTCGGGGCCCGCTCGGTGCGCCGGTCCGAGCTCCTGTTCGGCTCCAACCAGTCGATCAAGATGGCCGCGGTGGCGGGGCTGGGCGTGGCGTTCGTCTCGCGCTGGAGCGTGCAGCTCGAGGTGGCGGCCGGCACGCTCCGGATCCTCCCGCTCCGCGACCTGCGCCTGACCCGGTCGTTCTCCTGGGCGACCGCCTCGCCCCGCCTCCAGGGGGCCGCCGGACGGTTCCAGGCCTGGTCCCGCCAGCACCCGCCGCCCAGGCCCTAG
- a CDS encoding ATP-binding protein: MPAWSSSRAAGALVVAVAIIDLLAVLLVGSSVEASRLHNRERATAATQNLAAALEQYLDGVFEKVGLTLLTVADEYERESAGGRVDGPAFDDFLARQRGRIPQLHALDTFDADGVLAHGRDTPPGIVTDVSDRDYFRRLRAEPGLGVVVSRPIVGRLTDRPQLVLARALRHADGTFAGVAVASVLLEDLARAFDGYDVGARGVIVLRDPDLGVVVRRQSSGASIALGDRTVSPELQALLRDGHRSATYSGVAVDGIERTFTFRRMPRTGHLVIVGLAFDDYLAAWRRSTLLATTVLAAFGLLTAAAAWLTLRAWRRHQAAVQDLAEQETRFRLLAESATDVIWMVDAARRLTYVSPAVQRLAGWTPEEACRVRWPRLLSPPSIERIRSALARLGAVAPHAQPFADALIEHEVVAKDGRRVQAESRFSLLWSAGGQVLGAIGVTRDVTERREMQARVQVAERMASLGTMAAGVAHEVNNPLTYVYGNVAFALERLRSVDARREAPLVEALQALREALAGADRVRHIVRDLKAFSRAEDDRLEPVDVVRVVEGCLKMTGTLTAGRAQVIVRFGPVPRVLASEARIGQVMLNLIVNAAHAIPEGDPGANRIEVSTALAADGRVEVAVADTGTGIAPDVLPRIFDPFFTTKGVGEGTGLGLSICHGIVKALGGEIHVETEVGRGSRFRVLLPPAPAGAAAGPDEASARPAVPPRRRVLVLDDDPLVARAIGRTLSRDCTVDVSTDPAQALRRLHSGERWDVILCDLMMPELAGMDVHASVQELDPGQAARIVFMTGGAFTARAREFLERVPNARVEKPLDPATLARVLEAGCRAAPGDGTADP, translated from the coding sequence GTGCCGGCCTGGTCATCGTCCCGGGCAGCCGGGGCGCTGGTGGTGGCGGTCGCGATCATCGACCTGCTGGCCGTCCTGCTGGTCGGCTCGTCCGTGGAGGCGAGCCGCCTGCACAACCGCGAGCGCGCCACCGCGGCCACGCAGAACCTCGCCGCCGCGCTGGAGCAGTACCTCGACGGCGTCTTCGAGAAGGTCGGGCTGACGCTGCTCACCGTGGCGGACGAGTACGAGCGCGAGTCGGCCGGGGGCCGGGTGGACGGGCCCGCGTTCGACGACTTCCTGGCCCGCCAGCGCGGCCGCATCCCGCAGCTCCACGCGCTCGACACGTTCGACGCGGACGGCGTGCTGGCGCACGGCCGCGACACGCCCCCGGGCATCGTGACCGACGTCTCCGACCGCGACTACTTCCGGCGGCTGCGGGCCGAGCCCGGCCTCGGCGTGGTCGTCTCGAGGCCCATCGTCGGCCGGCTCACCGACCGGCCGCAGCTGGTCCTGGCGCGCGCGCTCCGGCACGCCGACGGGACCTTCGCCGGCGTGGCGGTCGCGAGCGTGCTGCTGGAGGACCTCGCCCGCGCGTTCGACGGCTACGACGTGGGCGCGCGGGGCGTCATCGTGCTGCGCGACCCCGACCTCGGCGTCGTCGTGCGCCGGCAGAGCTCCGGCGCGTCCATCGCGCTCGGCGACCGCACCGTCTCCCCCGAGCTGCAGGCGCTGCTCCGCGACGGCCACCGGTCCGCGACCTACTCCGGCGTGGCGGTGGACGGCATCGAGCGCACCTTCACGTTCCGGCGGATGCCGCGCACCGGGCACCTCGTGATCGTGGGGCTCGCGTTCGACGACTACCTCGCCGCCTGGCGCCGCTCCACGCTGCTCGCCACGACCGTGCTGGCCGCCTTCGGCCTGCTCACCGCCGCCGCGGCCTGGCTGACGCTGCGCGCCTGGCGCCGGCACCAGGCGGCGGTGCAGGACCTCGCCGAGCAGGAGACCCGGTTCCGGCTGCTGGCCGAGAGCGCCACCGACGTGATCTGGATGGTGGACGCCGCGCGCCGCCTCACCTACGTGAGCCCGGCGGTGCAGCGGCTGGCCGGGTGGACGCCGGAGGAGGCCTGCCGCGTCCGCTGGCCGCGGCTCCTCTCGCCGCCGTCGATCGAGCGGATCCGCTCGGCGCTCGCGCGGCTCGGCGCGGTGGCGCCGCACGCGCAGCCGTTCGCCGACGCTCTCATCGAGCACGAGGTGGTGGCGAAGGACGGGCGGCGGGTCCAGGCGGAGTCGCGCTTCAGCCTGCTGTGGAGCGCCGGCGGGCAGGTGCTCGGCGCCATCGGCGTCACCCGCGACGTCACCGAGCGGCGGGAGATGCAGGCGCGGGTGCAGGTCGCCGAGCGCATGGCGTCGCTGGGGACGATGGCGGCCGGCGTGGCCCACGAGGTGAACAACCCGCTCACCTACGTGTACGGCAACGTGGCCTTCGCGCTGGAGCGGCTGCGGTCGGTGGACGCGCGGCGGGAGGCGCCGCTGGTCGAGGCGCTCCAGGCGCTGCGCGAGGCGCTGGCCGGCGCCGACCGCGTCCGCCACATCGTGCGCGACCTGAAGGCGTTCTCGCGCGCCGAGGACGACCGGCTCGAGCCGGTGGACGTGGTGCGCGTCGTCGAGGGCTGCCTCAAGATGACGGGCACGCTCACCGCCGGGCGCGCGCAGGTGATCGTGCGGTTCGGGCCGGTCCCGCGGGTCCTGGCGAGCGAGGCGCGGATCGGCCAGGTGATGCTCAACCTGATCGTGAACGCCGCCCACGCCATCCCCGAGGGCGACCCGGGCGCGAACCGGATCGAGGTCTCCACCGCGCTCGCCGCGGACGGGCGCGTCGAGGTGGCGGTGGCCGACACCGGCACCGGCATCGCGCCCGACGTGCTGCCCCGGATCTTCGACCCGTTCTTCACCACCAAGGGCGTGGGGGAGGGGACGGGGCTGGGCCTGTCGATCTGCCACGGCATCGTGAAGGCGCTGGGCGGCGAGATCCACGTCGAGACGGAGGTCGGGCGGGGGAGCCGGTTCCGGGTGCTGCTCCCGCCGGCGCCGGCCGGCGCCGCGGCCGGTCCCGACGAGGCGTCCGCGAGGCCGGCCGTGCCGCCGCGGCGGCGGGTGCTGGTGCTCGACGACGATCCGCTGGTGGCGCGCGCCATCGGCCGGACGCTGTCGCGCGACTGCACGGTGGACGTGAGCACCGACCCGGCGCAGGCGCTGCGGCGGCTCCACTCGGGCGAGCGCTGGGACGTCATCCTCTGCGACCTGATGATGCCGGAGCTGGCCGGGATGGACGTCCACGCGTCGGTCCAGGAGCTCGACCCCGGCCAGGCGGCGCGCATCGTGTTCATGACCGGCGGCGCCTTCACCGCGCGCGCGCGCGAGTTCCTGGAGCGGGTCCCGAACGCCCGGGTGGAGAAGCCCCTCGATCCCGCCACGCTCGCGCGGGTCCTCGAGGCGGGCTGCCGCGCGGCGCCGGGCGACGGGACGGCCGATCCGTGA
- a CDS encoding SDR family NAD(P)-dependent oxidoreductase: MATPGDGGGPDLDPADLAAALRVLARVAEDRTVLARVDADARVALQRLAGEVARPDLKARKKLQKALLKEEHRARRSRDADLRRDTGIQRLRQAPVFVAPLPALPPPGADASGWWPRLPGAGEGGAGAGAGAPGAEENTGPELSEPRKCYVCKATFRRLHPFYDQLCRACGDENQARRTAGADLRGRVALVTGARVKIGYQAALLLLRAGCSVVALTRFPRDAAARYAREADFERWRDRLSIHGVDLRHTPSVELLCQRLEATLPRLDFQLHNACQTVRRPPGFYAHLLEAEQAPPSALPPAERALLRDWEAFRDALRGQGGAAGVTGPALLSQARSDADLLLPGRSALELFPRGVLDQDLQQVDLRAHNSWRLRLHEVPTLELLEVLLVNATAPFVMASRLKPLMTRAPGAPPGTATSGDAARHVVMVSAMEGQFYREHKTDRHPHTNMAKAALNMLVRTSAADYAKDGIFLNAVDTGWVTDEDPAHLAARKAEEHAFSPPLDIVDGAARIVAPIFEGFRTGRHPAGQFFKDYRPVPW; this comes from the coding sequence ATGGCGACACCTGGCGACGGCGGCGGGCCGGACCTCGATCCGGCCGACCTCGCGGCGGCGCTCCGCGTGCTGGCGCGGGTGGCCGAGGACCGCACCGTGCTCGCGCGCGTGGACGCGGACGCGCGCGTGGCGCTGCAGCGGCTGGCCGGCGAGGTGGCGCGGCCGGACCTGAAGGCCCGCAAGAAGCTGCAGAAGGCCCTGCTCAAGGAGGAGCACCGCGCGCGCCGGTCGCGGGACGCGGACCTGCGCCGGGACACCGGCATCCAGCGGCTCCGGCAGGCGCCGGTGTTCGTGGCGCCGCTCCCCGCGCTGCCGCCGCCAGGCGCCGACGCGTCCGGCTGGTGGCCGCGCCTGCCCGGCGCGGGCGAGGGCGGCGCCGGGGCAGGGGCGGGCGCGCCGGGCGCCGAGGAGAACACCGGGCCGGAGCTGTCGGAGCCGCGCAAGTGCTACGTGTGCAAGGCGACGTTCCGCCGCCTGCACCCGTTCTACGATCAGCTGTGCCGCGCCTGCGGGGACGAGAACCAGGCGCGCCGCACCGCCGGCGCGGACCTGCGGGGCCGGGTGGCGCTCGTGACCGGCGCGCGCGTGAAGATCGGCTACCAGGCGGCGCTGCTGCTGCTCCGCGCCGGGTGCAGCGTGGTGGCGCTGACCCGGTTCCCGCGCGACGCCGCGGCGCGCTACGCGCGCGAGGCGGACTTCGAGCGCTGGCGGGACCGGCTCTCGATCCACGGCGTGGACCTGCGCCACACCCCCAGCGTCGAGCTGCTCTGCCAGCGGCTCGAGGCGACGCTGCCGCGGCTCGACTTCCAGCTCCACAACGCCTGCCAGACGGTGCGGCGGCCCCCGGGGTTCTACGCGCACCTGCTCGAGGCCGAGCAGGCGCCGCCGTCCGCGCTGCCGCCGGCCGAGCGCGCGCTGCTGCGCGACTGGGAGGCGTTCCGGGACGCGCTCCGCGGCCAGGGCGGCGCGGCGGGCGTGACCGGGCCCGCGCTGCTCTCGCAGGCGCGCAGCGACGCGGACCTGCTCCTGCCGGGGAGGAGCGCGCTGGAGCTGTTCCCGCGCGGCGTGCTCGACCAGGACCTGCAGCAGGTGGACCTGCGCGCGCACAACTCGTGGCGCCTGCGCCTGCACGAGGTGCCCACCCTGGAGCTGCTGGAGGTGCTGCTGGTGAACGCGACGGCGCCGTTCGTGATGGCGTCGCGGCTGAAGCCGCTCATGACGCGGGCGCCCGGCGCGCCCCCGGGGACCGCCACCAGCGGCGACGCGGCCCGGCACGTGGTGATGGTGTCGGCGATGGAGGGGCAGTTCTACCGCGAGCACAAGACCGACCGGCACCCGCACACCAACATGGCGAAGGCGGCGCTCAACATGCTGGTGCGGACCAGCGCGGCGGACTACGCGAAGGACGGGATCTTCCTGAACGCGGTGGACACCGGCTGGGTGACCGACGAGGACCCGGCCCACCTCGCCGCGCGCAAGGCGGAGGAGCACGCGTTCTCGCCGCCGCTCGACATCGTGGACGGGGCGGCGCGGATCGTCGCGCCCATCTTCGAGGGCTTCCGCACCGGGCGGCACCCGGCCGGGCAGTTCTTCAAGGACTACCGGCCGGTGCCGTGGTGA
- a CDS encoding CBS domain-containing protein, with the protein MASIQTRVTRTVVALDDTASCAEAARLMTDRGIGSVGVRRGGALTGLVTERDLVAAIARGVDPAKTPLAAVLRPDFPAVAPQATDAECAQLMRTRRTRHLAVREGGAVVGVISMLDLVDLVVEEKQSDIEQLESYIRGGRAHQLSEPITTLFSHAANSAY; encoded by the coding sequence ATGGCCTCGATCCAGACCCGCGTCACCCGCACCGTCGTCGCGCTCGACGACACCGCCAGCTGCGCCGAGGCCGCCCGCCTCATGACCGACCGCGGCATCGGCTCGGTCGGCGTGCGCCGCGGCGGGGCGCTCACGGGCCTGGTGACCGAGCGCGACCTGGTCGCGGCCATCGCGCGCGGGGTGGACCCGGCGAAGACGCCGCTCGCGGCGGTGCTGCGCCCCGACTTCCCCGCCGTCGCGCCGCAGGCCACCGACGCCGAGTGCGCCCAGCTCATGCGCACCCGCCGCACCCGCCACCTGGCGGTGCGCGAGGGCGGCGCGGTGGTGGGCGTCATCTCGATGCTCGACCTCGTGGACCTGGTGGTCGAGGAGAAGCAGTCGGACATCGAGCAGCTCGAGAGCTACATCCGCGGCGGCCGCGCCCACCAGCTGAGCGAGCCCATCACCACGCTCTTCAGCCACGCGGCCAACTCCGCCTACTAG
- the trxA gene encoding thioredoxin gives MAAVMEIGDAEFEREVLAAPEPVLVEFTAAWCAPCKALAPTLEALASGYRGRVKVAALDVERHPATAERYGIRSMPTLLFFMGGKVARQLVGAVPRARLEDAVRELLPG, from the coding sequence ATGGCGGCGGTGATGGAGATCGGCGACGCGGAGTTCGAGCGCGAGGTGCTGGCCGCGCCGGAGCCGGTGCTGGTGGAGTTCACCGCCGCGTGGTGCGCGCCCTGCAAGGCGCTCGCGCCCACGCTGGAGGCGCTGGCGAGCGGCTACCGCGGCCGCGTGAAGGTCGCCGCGCTCGACGTGGAGCGGCACCCGGCCACCGCCGAGCGGTACGGGATCCGCTCGATGCCGACGCTGCTCTTCTTCATGGGCGGCAAGGTGGCCCGGCAGCTCGTCGGCGCGGTGCCGCGGGCGCGCCTGGAGGACGCGGTCCGCGAGCTCCTCCCCGGGTAG